The window cccactgtgatgtgcttggtcgaatgaaaccacgctctaaaagttcttgtaattggctttgcagttctttcatctcgctgggtgcgagtctgtaaggagcacgagctattggtgcagctcctggtacaagatctatttgaaattcaacggatcgatgtgggggtaatcccggtaattctttcggaaatacatcgggaaatttttttgcaatgggaacatcattgatgctcttttcttcagtttgtactttctcgacgtgtgctagaatagcatagcaaccttttcttattagtttttgtgccttcaaattactaataagatgcagcttcgtgttgcccttttctccgtacaccattaagggttttcctttttctcgtataatgtgaattgcatttttgtaacaaacgatctctgctttcacttctttcaaccagtccataccgattatcacatcaaaactccctaactctactggtatcaaatcaatcttaaatgtttcgctaatcagtttaatttctcgattccgacatatattatctgctgaaattaatttaccatttgctaattcgagtaaaaatttactatccaaaggcgtcaatggacaacttaatttagcacacaataaatttgatacaagatggttgtgaagataattctagctagtacacaagtcattcagcaaaggcaataaagacacgtaattcatacgtccagaaacaagtcatgcattctggttttactaggattacttcccatccttggtcttgtggaacataaccgttatggccgttgataagacagcgtgttgtaacgtcgtcaaagggacgagggttacgtaatgtccaacggtcccgtaacaatctaaaaacctcatttcttaccccaattaccgactccgtcacttgtgggaacgttttgtttaatagttgtagcccgatgttcttgttctcactttggtgagaagcgaacattactaatccgtaagcataacatgcttctttatgttgcatgttagccgctttttctaaatcacgaagtccaatattcggatatatttagtcaaaataatttcttaacccattgcgtaaaatagcatttgggttccccgcaatatatgcgtcaaagtaaacacatcgtaacttatggatttcccaatgtgatatcccccatctttcgaacgaaatccttttataaaccaaggcattcttggaacgttcttcgaatgtcttacaaactgatctcgccttaaatagttatgctgaagaattctgaccgactctagacaagatttcatcaatcatgtctccgggtaggtctcttaaaatattgggttgtctatccattttgtgtttttatactgtaaaatagacaagagttagattcataaaaaaaaatacttattaatacaagcaatttttacatatatcataaagcttaagcacactatattacatatattacaccacacgaatacaactatcttattccaactcacttgtttcttcttcttcagttttggttcgttttgccaagtttctagggatatatgatgttcccctaatatgagacgtctttttccacattggtttagaaaatcctggtggtttagaggttccagggtcattgttacaacttaaggacttcgggggttgacgatacatataaagttcatcggggttggaattagatttctctatttttatgccctttcccttattattttcttttgcctttttaaattcagttggggtaatttctataacatcatcggaattctcgtcggaatccgattcatcggagaattggtaatcctcccaatattttgcttccttggcggaaacaccattgaccataattaaccttggtcggttggttgaggattttcttttacttaaccgttttattatttcccccaccggttctatttcttcatccggttccgattcttcttccgattccgactcttcttccggttcctcttcgggaacttgtgaatcagtccacgaatcattccaatttacatttgactcttcattattattaggtgagtcaatgggacttgttctagaggtagacatctatcacataatatcaaacgcgttaagagattaatatatcacataatattcacatgttaaaaatatatagtttccaacaaaatttgttaagcaatcatttttcaagtaaatacggtcgaagtccagactcactaatgcatcctaacaaactcgataagacacactaatgcaaaattctggttctctaagaccaacgctcggataccaactgaaatgtcccgttcttattgattaaaaacgatccatattaattgatttcgttgcgaggttttgacctctatatgagacgtttttcaaagactgcattcattttaaaacaaaccataacctttatttcatcaataaaggtttaaaaagctttacgtagattatcaagtaatgataatctaaaatatcttgtttacacacgaccattacataatggtttacaatacaaatatgttacaacaaaataagtttcttgtatataggtttacaagcatggactccaaatctcgtccttatttaagtatgcgacagcagaagctcttaataatcacctgagaataaacatgcttaaaacgtcaacaaaaatgttggtgagttataggtttaacctatatatatcaaatcataataatagaccacaagatttcatatttcaatacacatcccatacatagagataaaaatcattcatatggtgaacacctggtaaccgacattaacaagatgcatatataagaatatccccatcattccgggacacccttcagatatgatataaatttggaagtactaaagcatccagtactttggatggggtttgtttggcccaatagatctatctttaggattcgcgtcaattagggtgtctgttccctaattcttagattaccagacttaataaaaaggggcatattcgatttcgataattcaaccatagaatgtagtttcacgtacttgtgtctattttgtaaatcatttataaaacctgcatgtattctcatcccaaaaatattagattttaaaagtgggactataactcactttcacagatttttacttcgtcgggaagtaagacttggccactggttgattcacgaacctataataatatatacatatatatcaaagtatgttcaaaatatatttacaacacttttaatatattttgatgttttaagtttattaagtcagctgtcctcgttagtaacctacaactagttgtccacagttagatgtacagaaataaatcgataaatattatcttgaatcaatccacgacccagtgtatacgtatctcagtattgatcacaactcaaactatatatattttggaatcaacctcaaccctgtatagctaactctaacattcacatatagagtgtctatggttgttccgaaatatatatatagatgtgtcgacatgataggtcgaaacattgtatacgtgtctatggtatctcaagattacataatatacaatacaagttgattaagttatggttggaatagatttgttaccaattttcacgtagctaaaatgagaaaaattatccaatcttgttttacccataacttcttcattttaaatctgttttgagtgaatcaaattgctatggtttcatattgaactatattttatgaatctaaacagaaaaagtataggtttatagttgtaaaaataagttacaagtcatttttgtaaaggtagtcatttcagtcgaaagaacgacgtctagatgaccattttagaaaacatacttccactttgagtttaaccataatttttggatatagtttcatgttcataataaaaataattttctcagaataacaacttataaatcaaagtttatcatagtttttaattaactaacccaaaacagcccgcggtgttactacgacggcgtaaatccgattttacggtgtttttcgtgtttccaggttttaaatcattaagttagcatatcatatagatatagaacttgtgtttagttgattttaaaagtcaagttagaaggattaacttttgtttgcgaacaagtttagaattaactaaactatgttctagtaattacaagtttaaaccttcgaataagatagctttatatgtatgaatcgaatgatgttatgaacatcattactaccttaagttccttaaaacctactggaaaagagaaaaatggatctagctcaacggatccttggatggctcgaagttattgaagcagaatcatgacacgaaaacaagttcaagtaagatcatcacttgaaataagattgttatagttatagaaattgaaccaaagtttgaatatgattattaccttgtattagaatgataacctactgtaagaaacaaatatttcttgaggttggatgataaccttacaagattggaagtgagctagcaaacttgaaagtattcttgattttatgtaactagaacttgtagaatatatgaagaacacttagaacttgaagatagaacttgagagagatcaattagatgaagaaaattgaagaatgaaagtgtttttaggtgtttttggtcgttggtgtatggattagatataaaggatatgtaattttgttttcatgtaaataagtcatgaatgattactcatatttttgtaattttatgagatatttcatgctagttgccaaatgatggttcccacatgtgttatatgactcacatgggctgctaagagctgatcattggagtgtatataccaatagtacatacatctaaaagctgtgtattgtacgagtacgaatacgggtgcatacgagtagaattgttgatgaaactgaacgaggatgtaattgtaagcatttttgttaagtagaagtattttgataagtgtattgaagtctttcaaaagtgtataaatatatattaaaacactacatgtatatacattttaactgagtcgttaagtcatcgttactcgttacatgtaagtgttgttttgaaacctttaggttaacgatcttgttaaatgttgttaacccaatgtttataatatcaaatgagattttaaattattatattatcatgatattatcatgtatgaatatctcttaatatgatatatatacattaaatgtctttacaacgataatcgttacatatatgtctcgtttaaaaatcattaagttagtagtcttgtttttacatatgtagttcattgttaatatacttaatgatatgtttacttatcatagtatcatgttaactatatatatatccatatatatgtcatcatatagtttttacaagttttaacgttcgtgaatcaccggtcaacttgggtggtcaattgtctatttgaaacatatttcaattaatcaagtcttaacaagtttgattgcttaacctgttggaaacatttaatcatgtaaatatcaatttcaattaatatatataaacatggaaaagttcgggtcactacagaggtcCAGGTAAATCCTCGGGAAACACCTTGAGAAAATCTTTAATGACATGAACATCATCAATTTTCTTTTATTCTTTGTCAGATTCTACTACATGGGCCAGAATTGCATGACAACCTTTTAAAAgatatttatgaactttcaaacagctactAAGATTTAACTGTTttcatttcttatccccaaaaaccattaGTAGCTCTCCAACCACACGAGTAATACGAGCGGCTTTCTCATAACAGACAATTTCAGCACGATTTTcggataaccaatccataccaataacaacatcaaaacttaCTAGCTCAATAGGCACTAAGTCTACCTTAAAGTCTCTATCAGCCAGTTTAATATTAcacttacgatacacagtcttagcagtaagcaccttaccattagctacctcTACAGCGTAAGttctgtctaaaggagttaacggagtTTTGATTTTAGGACTAAATTTATTGgacacaaaacttaaatcagccccggaATCAAAAAGTACATAAACCGATAAATCATTGACCgaaaacgtaccagtaacaagtttcaGGTCTTCCTCTGCATCTCTGGTATTAATATTGAACGCTCTTCCACGCACGTTCTCAGCTGGTTTCTTTTTATCGGGACACGTATCACGGAAGTGTCCAGGCttaccacactcataacaaactctTTGAGCACCACTATTCTTGGACTTACCATTACTGTTACCATTACCACCACCCGCCGCAGGAGGTGCAGCATTTGGTATAGCTACCTTACAATCCTGAGCTACATGTCCTTGATTTGAACACCTATTACACGTGACTGAGCAAAATCCATCATGAGACTTGTAGCACCTCGAGCAAACACGTTGATTACGGTTATTGGAATTGGAAGAATTTTGTTTCTGCTGCTGATTCTGGTTttggttgcggttgttatcccacttcctcTTACCGTCATCAGCTTTCTTAACCACCTCATCACTAGCTTCCCTCGATGGGGTTTTCTTTCCCCTTCTCAACACTTTATCATTCAATTTATGTACCATAGCTATGGTAGCTTCAATGGTTTGGGGCTCATTAGCTTCAACCCCGATTTCAATCAGATCGGACAACCATCAATATACGCCTCAATTTTGAGATCTTCAGTGGGATATGTAGTCGGACACAACAGAGTTAACTCAAAGAATCATTGATCATAGGCATCAATGTTGGTGCCTTTCATTTTCAAATTCTTTAACTCGGTTTCTAATTTCTTGAGCTTACCCCTAggacggtagcgggtgatcattctttccttaaaGGCATCCCAGGTAAGATTATAAGCAACATCATTTCCAGAACTGTTAACAAgattgttccaccaggttagggcaccATCCTTCAGAGTGCAACGGgcaaaactaactttgtcctcctcACGGACCCTGCTAACACGAAATatagattccaacttttcgaaccagtGTGTGAGACCAATTGGCCCCTCAGTAGCACTGAATTCTTGCGGTCTGTTACGCATGAAATTTTTATGGGAACACCCAGCTTGGTTGTTaccatttccatttccatttccatttccatttccattAACATTGGCCACCATTGCAGCAGCTATACCTTCAGCGATTAATCGCTGTATACGAGCTTCGGGTGTCTCACATGGAGGCATGATCTTTAAAAcaaaataacacaaccgttagtactaagaataatactagtgttataaaTGGAATAGATCGGACATAGAAAAATTAACCATTATAATAACAGTCAATGAACACCAATGAGTAATAgtcatgatagttatgatagttatagaaataaccacaacATGCGCACATACATATGACAAAAATCATACACCATACATAGCATCTAACATACAGGAActatattaaacatataatacaacATGCCGAAAGCCACAACACCAGAatataatcatgat of the Rutidosis leptorrhynchoides isolate AG116_Rl617_1_P2 chromosome 5, CSIRO_AGI_Rlap_v1, whole genome shotgun sequence genome contains:
- the LOC139849505 gene encoding uncharacterized protein; the protein is MVHKLNDKVLRRGKKTPSREASDEVVKKADDGKRKWDNNRNQNQNQQQKQNSSNSNNRNQRVCSRCYKSHDGFCSVTCNRCSNQGHVAQDCKVAIPNAAPPAAGGGNGNSNGKSKNSGAQRVCYECGKPGHFRDTCPDKKKPAENVRGRAFNINTRDAEEDLKLVTGTFSVNDLSVYVLFDSGADLSFVSNKFSPKIKTPLTPLDRTYAVEVANGKVLTAKTVYRKCNIKLADRDFKVDLVPIELVSFDVVIGMDWLSENRAEIVCYEKAARITRVVGELLMVFGDKK